The genomic region atgaatcctgagagattcatgaatcctgagagattcatgaatcccgagagattcatgaatcccgaaagattcatgaatcccgagagattcatgaatcttcatgaatccccaaagattcatgaatctttcgttcagcgattcagattcattaattttgttgaaagattcattcagattcatgaatctgaatctgaaatacacaactctaattgtaattaaaaattccctttaacaaaaattaatcACACCATGATGCTCCCCGTTGCATTTAAGGGCCTTTAAATACTGTGcacgaaaaatggaaaattggaggggaagggagggaaaaataggAGGACGCACGCACAAGCAGTGTAGAACTGATGCCTTGCAGTAACAAAGAGGCTCATCAGCCAGTGAATATaacaaaaatagttaaaaaaaaaacaacctaacTGCCAACAAAAATGCGGGAGGAGTGCAGGGAAAGGATTGAGGGGTTTTTTCGATAACCAATAGAAACAGGCagagtgagaaagagagagaggtgTTTTGGTTAATTTTTCCTGCTTGTTGGTTATCCTTTCGATTACattggaaaaaacaacaactgaaTCCATTCATtatgcacgcacgcacatgCATATACCGGAGAGTCAAAgtattcatcatcatcatcatcagtacCGGAGTCATCCCCCTCTTCATATAGCTCGTAGTGCAACCTGCAACACGATGGATAATGAATATGCTAATTTTCGCGCTGAAAAGTACTACCTTCGCGCGATCGAATTTGCACAacctctctctttctgtctctctctttgcTCTCCTTTTTCCCTGGCAATATATTGCCCGATGGTCTATTGATCCGACCGGCTGATGAAGGCAAGCCTGGGGACGCAGATGGGGAGCCCTAGGAAAATGGGGTACCCATTAGAGTCGGTGCAACATGGATGCAGTTGTTGGGAATGCATTTTTCGACGCGGCGTAAACAAGTGGCCACGGCACGCTTGCTCACACACCCCGCTTGCTCAAAGAACGTTCGCAGAAGACTCATTAACACATTGGGACGTTGGGACGGAGCCGCGAGGaggaagtgaagtgaaaagcgGGAGGGAAAAGTCGCGGCTCTGTCAGGTGGCCGCCGGTGGTCGTTGGCGCTAATTAAAAATTGGTTGCTGCGGTTAAGCGACCCCCAAGTTTTCACCGACAACAGGAAAGACTGTCTGCGCGTAGGTAGGCATGCACGTGCGTGTAAATGGGAGGATATAATTATTGGGGGCCACCCCTCCCTAATCATGTTGCGTTTCGGCAGGGCCGTGTTGGGCGGAAGTTAATTTTGCATAAAATCTACAGCGAGAGGGTGCTCGTTTTCACGCAACTCTGTCAGGTTGATTTTATGCAGCTTTGCTAAGCTTCCCATTTGCATGCAAAGAAAATTAATCTCTTCCGTCGACCGTTGGCTTAACAAGTGTGTATGGTGCCTGGCCTAATCCGTTCTTGTGACAAAAAACCATTCTTAGCGGCTTCCACATGTAATGAAAGAATTTTGTGGTGGAAATTTTGGGAATCAGTACGCGACGAACCTGTTCTCGCCTATCCAAAGTGCCCATTGCAAGCATTCGAAACAGCTATGAAGAGCTTATTTGTTATGTACATCATCTAGCACACGTACAACACATCGTGGTTTATTCTAACTCCATAGGAAACTGTCAAAAACAAGGCATTTCATTCGGTAAACGTCAATATTGTGTGCTTCACAACCTTTTTAACTTTATGCACCTTGGAAAATAGTAAAAAGTTGCAACTTCCATCGTCGTGACATCTAGTCGTCTCTTTTCCTCACAACGCCATTTTTTGCCGTTCAACGGCTGAAATGGGCGGAGCTTACGATGGACGAAGAGGAATCGTGAGTCAGTTGAATTAATCCTGAAGTTATTTTTTCCGAATGTAACGTTTTCGATTGAAGGCATTATTATGTCATATTTACTTAgatttcaattacattttaatttttttaaaagtgtaaattacaccttttttttaaatggttggTCGTAACGAAAAGATTTTATAATTTGGAGTTATTTAGAAGTTATCGCTTTTGAACTTTCTGTTTTCTCCTACCGAATGCCACGTACATTCTTTTCCCAAAGCCCGAAATATCTCTCTGACATAACAAGTGCCTTGACCATCCATAAAACCCCGAACGTCCTTTATTGCACCTCGTCTCAGATGGGCGCATTATCGGCCTTCGAACACCCCCTGCTGCTGGGCAGAAGAATTTATGACACTCTTTTTTATTGTCAGTTATCACCGTAACGATGGTCTTCTACCGTTCGATCccgggtttttcgttttttttttcgaggaagattattttaaaacctGCCACACGGAAAAGCGCTCTGTCGATGGAGGAATATTTATGGTGTTATTGAATCCAATAATTTACGTAACGATTACTCAATCTTTTTCAGCGCCCCTGCCGATGGAATCGATGCTTCCGATGCCACCCTTGCCGCCCGTCGGCTTCCAGCTGGTGCGGGACCCGAGTGGCCAGATTTTGTTCCTCCCGGCCGCGACCACCATCGGTAAGTAGTGAGCCAACGCAGCTTAGTTACACGAAACTCTTGCATACACCACCGCAAATCATGTCAAATGGAGTGGGAAACTTGACGAATATGAACAACAGGATCGCTTGATATTAGGTGcttagtagtagtagtagtggtagAAATATTTGAGAAACATTTTTCCGACTCGATccgtgaaaaattaaaatgatttcGACGGAAATTTGGTCAACGTTCGTGTTTGCCCCATCTTGTTTTAGTTACATTCGGTGATTGGGAAtctaacaacaacaaaaaaagattttatttgaataataattGGTTTACTATTTAATGTGCTGATGTTAAAGagaatattgtttatttcCGCTTTGGTACCGCTTTTACTAAACAGTatgtattttttctcttttttctttctttcttttctttgatttttcttcctctttcgATTACGTTCGCCCTATTATGAACCAACTGTTCGGTCTGGATAACCGTTTCtcgaatcaaataaaaatcaaacaaaattcatCAACCGCAAATAAATATCGAATCTATGCCGATGCAAcaaatacatacacacacacaaatcaaatcactcgtcaaacaatcaaacacaccAAAGCCAATCCGCCAAATCTGCTAGATAAAATCTATATTTCTTGCATAGAACCATTCCAACAAGCGCTGGTGTGGCCCTCGTACCCGCAATCGGCGGCGGCCATGCAGCCGCCCCACCTCCTCCTGCCCCAGCTTCCGCAGCAGCAACTGCAGCCGCCTCCACTGGCTCCACTGCAGGTGCTCAACTCGGACTATCTCTCCAGTACAACGCTGCACCAGGTAAGACCGGATGGCGCATATCCTTTTGGATGgtctttgaatgtatttttttttttcgtttccaccaacagcaacacacacaaactcaccACAGTACACGCTATCTTGCGCTAACGTCGTCGGATTCGAGCGGTAAACGATCGTCGGTCAGCGGCGGAAAGCAATCCCAAAGCACGACCGGTTCGAGTTCCTCCACCACGTCGGGGTCCTGTGGTCAACCGACCATCCCCATGCCGATACCCGCCTCGCATGCATTTATCAAGATTGAAGACTGCTCGACGAACGCCACCTCAACGCTGGGTGCTTCGAACAGCCCGAGCCATCTGACGTCGAGTCTTTTCGGGACACTGAGTGAGCTGGACAAGACCACGTCGGGCTCGACGACAAACGCCGGAGGTCCGGGACACCATCCCCATCTGGCACTCTCCACGACGGCAGACCTAACGTCCCAGCTGTTGTTCCAACCTGGCAATCTGATCCATATCACCCCGCATCATCCCGGAAAGTCCCACCCCAGCGGTCACCCACTGTTGGACAGTTCGTCGGCAAATGGCGTGCTTGGATCAACCGTTGCGAATCCCACCCCACCCCCATCGGCACTTCCACCGCCCATGACACCGGCCCTGATCGGTTTGGGACAACTTGCACATCCGAGTAACCCGACgccgcaacaacaacattcatCGTCGGAGCTGCCGGCAGCGACTTGCCTAACGCCTCCACCCgacacaaccaccaacaacGTGCACAGTCAGGTCGAGGCACACGACGGCGCGGAAGGGGACACGGCCGACGGGGAAGTTCTCGAGCCGCCCGAGGTACAGGATGCCAACATCCAAACCGACACGCCAGTGATGAGTGAGGACGAGAGCACGCAACCGCCGTGCGGTACCGACTCCGAGGGGACGGTCCCTGACGCTCTGCCAATGTCGACGGAAACGACCCTCACGGCGGCGTTCCATGCGCTCGCCAGCGAGCAACCTCTGTGCCATAGTACGCTTATGAACAGCAGTGGCGATTCCGCCATCGAGCCGGACATGTCCGCGTCGTCCGCAGCGCTCAACGCTACCAGCGCTTCCAACTGTGATCAGGTCGACATGGAGCTCGAGTCGACCGGGAAAAGTCCTGTGTCAAACCAGCCGCAGGGACCGGTACAGGTTGAGCCGGAGAATCTCTCCCTCCCGATGGTCTCGCCCATTGGTAATTGTGGACCGGTGGCGATGCAACGACGGCTGCCTAAGTTGGAGCTCCACTCACCCACCCAGCCGAGCGCGCCATCGACGAACGGTGTGGAGTCGACGAGTACCGTACCGACAGCGGCGACGGTGCGAAACGACAAGGAGCAACAGTCAGCCCCACAACTTCCCGCAACTTCCAACGGGGGTCCCTCGCAACAGGAGCACCCGGTAGATCTCAGCGGACTGGAGCTGCTTTCGCACAGCATCGAGGTGTTCCAGAAGAAGTCTTCCCTGATCAAGAAGGAACCGATCTCGCCCCAGCTGCCGCTCGATCCGTCGCCAGCCAACCTTGTGCCATTGCTACCGGCCGCCGGCCCACCGGCCGTGGTTTGTAGCGAGCTTCCGCTACCTACACCTGTGCCACTAACACCCGCCCTACCACCGTCCGTCCCGGAGGCATTCCTGCGGACCGACGAACCGATGGGAGGATTAAATCTACTCTGCGCTCTGGCCGAGCAGCGCTTCCAAGAGGAGGGAATGTTCAAGAAGGACTCCCCAACGGCATCATCCGGGAGCTCGGGAAGCAGTACAAgcggtagtagtagtagtagtattagtagtagcagcagcaacacgtcAACCAGTAGCCCAAGCAGCGGGTCCTCTGCACCATCCTCGCCCAATGAGGCGCTGGAGAAGAGCATTACAAGCCCGCACGAGCTGAGCGGCGGTTCCTCGTCGCCGGCGGGTTCGCCACAGACGACGGTGATGACGGTGACCGGTGCCAACGGGACGGCGGAGTTGGTCGTTTCGCGCAAACGCAAACACCACAAACATTCCAAAGACTCGACCTCGGGCAAGAAGTCGGGCAAGAAATCGAAGCACGATAAGGAGCAACGGCGGGCGGAGAAGCGACGGAAGCACGGTGCGGATGGTAGTGGCACCACGACCGACGGTGCGGACGGTGGTGAGCTGGACGCCGAGCTCAAGGAGAGCCTGTCGCGGGTGAAGGCGAAGCTGAAGAAGTGCAACTGCAAGGATGCGGACGAGAAGGATCACCGGTGCTGCCGCACCCAGTGGCCGACGGCGAACGAGCTGTTCAGCAAGATCGAGTCGGACATGAAGGAGCGCCTGGAGCGGATCACGCGCCAGTGCGAGGAGAAAAAGCGCGAGCTGGAGCAGATGAGTACGGCGGCGGTCGCGAAGGTGAAACCGATGGCCAACAGCAGCATGGTGCGCATGCCGGAGATGGGTAAGACCTACTTCGGAAGCTTCGGAGCGGTTGCGGCCGCCGGTGGGATGTTGGGCGGTGGCGGGGGAACCGGTACCGGCGGAGGTCTACTCAGCTCGTTCGGTGGTGTTGCCGGCGGAGCCGGTATGCTTGGCCAGGGAATCGGTGGAGCAACGGCACTGGGTGGAGGGCAAAAGTTCAGCACGATCCCCGCCCTATCGCCCAACTTTTCGTCCTCCTCGAACTCGACCACGTTCGTGGAGCTGCCGAAGCTAAGCTCGGACACCGATTCGAGCGGCAAGCGGGAGGACGACGATGCCTGCTCGATGGAGCGGCTTTCCTACTCGAAGCGCAAGGGTGGTATCCCGAAGAAGCACGACGAACTGACGCTCACCGAGACGATAGTGGCGAAGAAGCCGAAGAGTCTGGTCGGCTACATTCTGGCGTCGAAGAACACGCGCGTCGCGGACAGCAACGTGAAAGACACGGCACACCAGAAGCAGCCGGAAAAGCAGCACCACAACCACTGGAGCCACGTGCTGCATCAGCAGCAGGCAGGCCCGGTGACGCTGGGACTGGCCAAGCAGCACCcgtcgcagcagcagcatccgcatCACATCAGCGAGTCCAAGTTCAAAAAGTCCCCGATTCATTCGTCCAAGTTCGAGAGCGCCACCAGCGACGACACGAGCAACCTCTCGGACAGTTCGCTGAAGGCgcagatgaaaatgaaatcgcCCGCCGGCGGTGGGGTGTTCGCGTTCGAGGACGAAAACAGTAAGCCCTCCGAGGCGGGCTTCTCGATCTTCGGCGGCAAGCCGTCCATCTTCGACAAGGTGAAGACGGGCGTCGCCGGGGGACCGCAGGTCGGTACGCTCGTCGGCATGAAAGTATCCCCGGTCAAAGCGGCCGTCGTAACGCCGTTGATGAAGCCACACCATCTGCCGGCGTGTGGAACGCCTCCGATTGCCCACGGAAGCGTGCCGCCGATGAAGCGGAAGAAATCGCGCAGCAAGGACCGGAAGCGGCGCAGCTCGGAGAAGAAACGGATCGACCAACGGTGCCTGCTGACCAGCGAGCACCTTGGCAAGGACAAAACGCGTGTCCTCACCGCGATGGGCGGCTTGTTTTACGCCGGATGTCTAAGCGCCGTGCAACCGCCGGACATTTACGCCGTCACGCTGGACGGTGAACGTGGCAACCGGCCTCACATAATGTCGCGCGAGGAAGTTCTTCGGGATGCGGTAAGGAATGCTACGGAGAGTGGTCAGCAAAACTCAAACATACTAATCCCTTGCTTTCCGTCCATAGATCTTGGAAGTGGCACCAAAAACGGTAGATGAAATAATCCCCGGCACGCGGCTTTGCGCCTACTGGAGCCAGCAGTACCGCTGCCTCTATCCTGGTGTGGCGGCCGAACCTGCCTCTCCCGATCCGGAGAAGCGCTTCGTCAACGTCGAGTTCGATGACGGAGACAACGGCAAGATCGCCCTCGAGGACATCCGCTTTCTGATGAGCGATTATCCGATAGTCGGTAAGTACGGCACACTCTGGATGCACTCCCCGTTTTGCTACACTTTATTCCACCTCCGACCAATCACGCTACAGTCTGCCCGTATTTCCCTTTTTATTGGAGTTCCGTACCGCTCAACAGTCCACCTAACTTTCTccagtatgtgtgtgcgtgtgtgtcaaCCTTTCAGAATGTGTCCTGTATTAGATTTTTGTCCATTAAGTTAGTCCGGTCAGTTTCACCAAACTCACCCGGTTCCGACCCTGGAACCTAACCTTAAATGTTTACTAAATGTACTACTAGGTAAACGATACTACTTTAatattttatccattttccgaatgaattatttgattttaaaattgagAAAATTACTTATACATGTTAGTACTTTCATTGCATTTTCCGGAACTCAATTTGACTCAATAACCTAGTTAAGGTCCACTATGTGAAATCCTTGCCGCATTTATGACTGCCGTGTACTTGTCCAACTGTTACCAACAGCCCCTAAGGACCATATCTGTTTTCTTCTGAATTGAATGTGTGAAAGTCTATTAGTTTGTGTCCTTCAAAACCCCAAACCGTATGCgtatgtttgtatgtgtgtggcaCTAGTCCTGTCTCTCAGTTCTCTTCATTACACTAtgtatct from Anopheles coustani chromosome 3, idAnoCousDA_361_x.2, whole genome shotgun sequence harbors:
- the LOC131272375 gene encoding protein winged eye, whose amino-acid sequence is MLGSTANGRLMGPGVGSSTSSSSSSSSISAAAAAASAAAAAAALHYQQQQQLGPHQFPGLPPPSHQQHHPAHHHQSLQQQHSALHPYHHHRNIWPTLTASSGRSAFDLPTNGEVTESLFATGGYNTPPASSPFLPCSPLELVAKNFHSSGAGLSFSQANSSIFVQSQTDFINGTTAVAKKTETCIGRWEHGTIEPLQIQVPSNALVPATAAASVGSFALNSPESVSSGGQVPIPSYKKHHRYAKGPKVNKNGADENGNRDAYRFPGYDSYNTPEDGYDDRLYDEAYAKRDVQNRSLQRLADDVKASSSSNKSSSPLERRGAEEEPGARPRPASPTTPSSPSAYGRLKRKLHSLLLETTRLEEQTTSSPHVISHQSLLHQTSHAPRQPTPPGHFPRQLEAATAPEFRTAEEPSRHHRTGEKYGTSPATSTTVAARDNATAPSSEAVNHRPRRRWAALHSALVKAKAEAGGEAAPPESSSQRPKSPDVRAAPPAEQRLPTKKRRLLKFDRTDEPPSATSRDTDTKAVVHIKREPCQVSEVTTSNSFEATTNATTALNAIIKLEASSPKSAGSSTGSSSGHFVASSSARTSILTTGGGILSSVAVGGSGAGGGSNPGTGGSHPVPPPPPPPLSAATMDHHLGLASAANNSATTSHQHPSVGATSAASIPVGIAVARQRLQESSAGAASPQLHQTKELNRFGIGLAAAAAAVAAANGGSINGTSSTPADLGCATPGLGSQNMFFTGTNSGTMIPLSSDAVTMGVTNAAVQNAVRTPPALWQYPAPLPMESMLPMPPLPPVGFQLVRDPSGQILFLPAATTIANPPNLLDKIYISCIEPFQQALVWPSYPQSAAAMQPPHLLLPQLPQQQLQPPPLAPLQVLNSDYLSSTTLHQQHTQTHHSTRYLALTSSDSSGKRSSVSGGKQSQSTTGSSSSTTSGSCGQPTIPMPIPASHAFIKIEDCSTNATSTLGASNSPSHLTSSLFGTLSELDKTTSGSTTNAGGPGHHPHLALSTTADLTSQLLFQPGNLIHITPHHPGKSHPSGHPLLDSSSANGVLGSTVANPTPPPSALPPPMTPALIGLGQLAHPSNPTPQQQHSSSELPAATCLTPPPDTTTNNVHSQVEAHDGAEGDTADGEVLEPPEVQDANIQTDTPVMSEDESTQPPCGTDSEGTVPDALPMSTETTLTAAFHALASEQPLCHSTLMNSSGDSAIEPDMSASSAALNATSASNCDQVDMELESTGKSPVSNQPQGPVQVEPENLSLPMVSPIGNCGPVAMQRRLPKLELHSPTQPSAPSTNGVESTSTVPTAATVRNDKEQQSAPQLPATSNGGPSQQEHPVDLSGLELLSHSIEVFQKKSSLIKKEPISPQLPLDPSPANLVPLLPAAGPPAVVCSELPLPTPVPLTPALPPSVPEAFLRTDEPMGGLNLLCALAEQRFQEEGMFKKDSPTASSGSSGSSTSGSSSSSISSSSSNTSTSSPSSGSSAPSSPNEALEKSITSPHELSGGSSSPAGSPQTTVMTVTGANGTAELVVSRKRKHHKHSKDSTSGKKSGKKSKHDKEQRRAEKRRKHGADGSGTTTDGADGGELDAELKESLSRVKAKLKKCNCKDADEKDHRCCRTQWPTANELFSKIESDMKERLERITRQCEEKKRELEQMSTAAVAKVKPMANSSMVRMPEMGKTYFGSFGAVAAAGGMLGGGGGTGTGGGLLSSFGGVAGGAGMLGQGIGGATALGGGQKFSTIPALSPNFSSSSNSTTFVELPKLSSDTDSSGKREDDDACSMERLSYSKRKGGIPKKHDELTLTETIVAKKPKSLVGYILASKNTRVADSNVKDTAHQKQPEKQHHNHWSHVLHQQQAGPVTLGLAKQHPSQQQHPHHISESKFKKSPIHSSKFESATSDDTSNLSDSSLKAQMKMKSPAGGGVFAFEDENSKPSEAGFSIFGGKPSIFDKVKTGVAGGPQVGTLVGMKVSPVKAAVVTPLMKPHHLPACGTPPIAHGSVPPMKRKKSRSKDRKRRSSEKKRIDQRCLLTSEHLGKDKTRVLTAMGGLFYAGCLSAVQPPDIYAVTLDGERGNRPHIMSREEVLRDAILEVAPKTVDEIIPGTRLCAYWSQQYRCLYPGVAAEPASPDPEKRFVNVEFDDGDNGKIALEDIRFLMSDYPIVEYDPNPLLSLGKRKRQSSHSDPCAQIGTLGPASMGTHAASAASHSTTGSSHSAGSTGTSPSMAATATAITTPLTATVTPMISPLAGGSTINSFALATERAEKRLHDEAYREERRRLKKIRKDKLRRLAANNAELATVVASGPSVGSGGVGGGSSSSHKHKKSKSKCYDEFCKHRKHKKRRKHKKHHREAASPSEVPSSPDGAGIAGSMDDDISQGDSASQTAGHYSPQPAIISASDTANPTAEKEDTLTEEEVSSSVTESSGSYYQPQKKSSPGERKPSAEQNGSKIAAFLPARQLWAWCGKGYRRSAGRVKKQFYKSIQRGKETISVGDSAVFLSTGRPDRPYIGHIESMWETSTNNMVVRVKWFYHPEETQDCPNLKYPGALFQSPHEDENDVQTISHKCEVLALREYTAKFGADPKQYSSIYDNNDTYYLAGYYDPTVMTIKMQPEIEILPPNEKWIKSVPVVGGSKGSNSVVGGGPNGASA